A region from the Schistocerca serialis cubense isolate TAMUIC-IGC-003099 chromosome 1, iqSchSeri2.2, whole genome shotgun sequence genome encodes:
- the LOC126467254 gene encoding 3-hydroxyacyl-CoA dehydrogenase type-2-like: MIKNLVGLVTGGASGLGKATAARLVQQGARVVICDLPTSQGTAVAKELGGNAIFAPVDVTSENDVQNALNVVKDKFGRLDVLVNCAGIGVAFRTYNFNKKLAHKLEDFTKVVTVNAIGTFNVTRLAVGLIGENQPNEDGQRGVVVNTASVAAYDGQIGQAAYSASKGAIVGMTLPIARDLAIQGIRVCTIAPGLFDTPLMSALPEKVRAYLAKMVPFPQRLGKPEEYAMMVQSIIENPMMNGEVIRLDGAIRMQP, encoded by the coding sequence ATGATTAAAAATCTTGTCGGTCTCGTGACAGGAGGTGCCTCTGGTCTTGGGAAAGCAACAGCAGCTCGCCTCGTGCAGCAAGGAGCCCGTGTTGTCATCTGTGATTTGCCCACCTCTCAAGGAACAGCAGTTGCAAAAGAGTTAGGCGGAAATGCCATATTTGCGCCTGTAGATGTAACATCTGAAAACGATGTTCAAAATGCTCTCAATGTTGTGAAAGATAAGTTTGGACGTCTGGATGTCTTGGTCAACTGTGCCGGTATTGGCGTCGCTTTTAGAAcctataattttaataaaaaactaGCACATAAGCTGGAAGATTTCACAAAAGTTGTGACAGTCAATGCCATTGGGACATTCAATGTGACTCGTTTGGCTGTAGGTTTGATAGGAGAAAACCAACCTAATGAAGATGGCCAGAGAGGAGTAGTTGTAAACACTGCTAGCGTGGCAGCCTATGATGGACAAATAGGACAAGCAGCTTATTCTGCAAGCAAGGGAGCTATTGTTGGAATGACCCTGCCAATAGCGAGAGATCTTGCAATACAAGGGATTCGAGTTTGTACAATTGCTCCAGGTCTGTTTGATACTCCACTGATGTCAGCACTGCCTGAGAAGGTCAGAGCTTATTTGGCGAAAATGGTACCGTTTCCTCAAAGATTGGGTAAGCCAGAAGAATATGCAATGATGGTGCAGTCTATAATAGAAAACCCAATGATGAATGGTGAAGTGATCCGTCTTGATGGTGCTATTAGGATGCAGCCCTGA